One Pyrococcus furiosus DSM 3638 genomic region harbors:
- a CDS encoding DUF58 domain-containing protein, whose protein sequence is MKREDLLWTLIGLSLLYSYLSNNLSGVLFGVVLFSYIVQARRGFNPDFDVKVDIPERFEEGITGEVVVGVVNRGSEGFLEVEVSGEDVEGDKRRVFLRKGESVVKVKVKPLAKGEMELKFKIRFEDRAGLYYEEEERSFRIQVLPSVDSIREAMEEERRVRLKEAYKKGRIGVESLEIYGLREYLPGDDVRRIDWKASARIGKIIVKEFLRESEGDVYIVLDASREMRKRVRKSKIDYASTLALYLATLIVREGRRVGLIIFWDEDFKVVKPGRELEKIREAIRFRPVRGLMSFKGEISLRVRGFLKLFPRKRRSIADALLSLRESSHLILISDLMSNTPLLYRAIAMAKKKHRIVILSPNPVLFYSGELDEETLRFLYRKYKEREKVIRRFNSLVPTLDLGPSDYREVLEVLG, encoded by the coding sequence ATGAAGAGGGAAGATCTTCTTTGGACTTTGATAGGCTTGAGTCTACTATATAGTTATTTATCTAATAACTTGAGTGGTGTCCTATTTGGGGTCGTTCTGTTCTCTTACATAGTTCAGGCTAGGAGGGGCTTCAATCCAGACTTCGACGTTAAAGTTGATATCCCTGAGAGGTTTGAGGAAGGTATTACAGGAGAGGTTGTGGTTGGTGTTGTGAACAGGGGGAGCGAGGGCTTCCTGGAGGTTGAGGTTTCGGGAGAGGACGTTGAGGGGGATAAAAGGAGGGTATTTTTGAGGAAGGGAGAGAGCGTTGTGAAGGTCAAGGTTAAGCCCCTCGCAAAGGGTGAGATGGAGCTTAAGTTTAAGATCAGATTTGAGGATAGGGCCGGTTTGTATTACGAGGAAGAGGAGAGAAGCTTTAGAATTCAAGTTCTCCCCTCAGTGGATTCGATAAGGGAAGCTATGGAGGAGGAGAGGAGGGTTAGGCTAAAAGAAGCTTACAAGAAGGGAAGGATTGGGGTTGAGAGCTTGGAAATTTACGGGCTCAGGGAGTATTTGCCTGGAGATGACGTGAGGAGGATAGACTGGAAGGCAAGTGCTAGAATAGGCAAAATAATTGTTAAGGAGTTCTTGAGGGAGAGCGAAGGTGACGTTTACATAGTTTTAGATGCCTCAAGGGAGATGAGGAAAAGGGTTAGAAAAAGCAAGATAGACTACGCCTCAACTCTAGCTCTTTACTTGGCCACCCTCATAGTGAGGGAAGGGAGGAGGGTTGGGCTCATAATCTTCTGGGACGAGGACTTCAAGGTGGTAAAGCCCGGGAGGGAGCTGGAGAAGATAAGGGAGGCGATAAGGTTCAGGCCCGTGAGGGGATTGATGAGCTTCAAGGGCGAGATTAGTTTAAGGGTGAGGGGTTTCCTTAAGCTCTTCCCCAGGAAGAGGAGGAGTATTGCTGATGCCTTGCTAAGCCTAAGAGAGAGCTCCCATCTGATACTAATTTCCGATTTAATGAGCAACACACCGCTCCTCTACAGGGCCATAGCGATGGCCAAGAAGAAGCACAGGATAGTGATCTTGTCTCCTAATCCCGTCCTTTTCTATTCCGGGGAGCTAGATGAGGAAACGTTAAGGTTCCTGTACAGAAAGTACAAGGAGAGGGAGAAGGTGATTAGGAGGTTCAATTCCCTAGTTCCAACTCTCGACTTGGGACCCTCCGATTATAGGGAAGTGCTGGAGGTGTTGGGATGA
- a CDS encoding AAA family ATPase, whose product MDGKRFLELLKGEVHKAVVGKDEVIELLAIALLSEGHVILEGIPGVAKTTIAKSFAQALGLKFSRIQLTPDLLPADITGTVYFDQKDGLWKIKKGPIFANVVLADEINRAQPKTQSALLEAMQERQVTIEGRTFPLERPFIVIATKNPLEFEGVYNLPEAQVDRFMISIKIGYPDKDEELEMLRKKDRNEFREVRSVFSKDVILKAIKEVRKVRTSDEVLHYLYEIVNETRKDERLIIGASPRASEHLLYAAKAKAFLEGRDYVIPDDVKALAVPVLAHRLLVKAEYEVEGVKGEDVVREILERVEVPV is encoded by the coding sequence ATGGACGGGAAAAGATTCCTTGAGCTGCTCAAGGGTGAAGTCCACAAGGCCGTAGTTGGCAAGGACGAGGTTATAGAGCTCTTAGCTATAGCTTTACTATCTGAGGGTCACGTCATCTTGGAGGGAATCCCAGGGGTTGCCAAGACGACAATAGCAAAGAGCTTCGCTCAAGCCCTAGGCTTAAAGTTCTCGAGGATTCAGCTGACCCCAGATCTATTGCCGGCTGACATAACAGGAACGGTTTACTTTGACCAGAAAGACGGGCTCTGGAAGATAAAGAAGGGCCCAATCTTCGCTAACGTCGTGTTGGCTGATGAGATAAATAGAGCCCAACCAAAGACCCAGTCAGCCCTACTGGAGGCGATGCAGGAAAGGCAGGTCACCATAGAGGGGAGGACTTTTCCCTTAGAAAGGCCTTTCATAGTCATAGCGACAAAGAATCCCCTCGAGTTCGAAGGTGTGTACAATCTGCCAGAAGCTCAAGTCGACAGGTTCATGATCAGCATAAAGATAGGTTATCCTGACAAGGATGAGGAACTTGAGATGCTCAGGAAGAAGGACCGGAACGAGTTCAGGGAAGTTAGGAGCGTCTTCTCTAAAGATGTAATACTTAAGGCCATTAAGGAAGTTAGAAAGGTTAGAACTAGCGATGAGGTTCTCCACTATCTTTACGAGATAGTTAATGAGACGAGGAAGGACGAGAGGCTAATAATTGGGGCCTCACCAAGGGCCAGCGAGCACCTCCTTTATGCAGCTAAGGCGAAGGCCTTCCTGGAGGGTAGGGATTACGTGATTCCTGATGACGTTAAAGCTCTAGCTGTTCCAGTCCTGGCCCACAGGTTGCTGGTTAAGGCTGAGTACGAGGTTGAAGGTGTTAAGGGAGAGGACGTTGTCAGGGAGATCCTTGAGAGGGTAGAGGTGCCGGTATGA
- a CDS encoding DUF4350 domain-containing protein has product MRVIYAIMLIFGLGFLILPISIPVFLSNAEFSILNNKWNGLSSFAKLVYEEKGIVIPITDSLNNFDFREGTLIIAGPDLSYSALEVERIKEFLENGGTVIIMDDFGTGNQILERLNLTLKFSRKVPVDPLYFKDYRLPIIVNIEDQELAKNVEEIILNYPSVITGGEGEAFTSKVTLLGSNFGQYPVLVELSYGKGGSSYSQIQACSPTTCFP; this is encoded by the coding sequence ATGAGAGTTATTTACGCAATAATGCTCATCTTCGGATTGGGCTTTCTTATATTGCCTATCTCAATCCCTGTTTTCCTTTCTAACGCCGAGTTCAGCATTTTGAATAATAAGTGGAACGGCCTCTCAAGCTTCGCAAAGCTGGTTTACGAAGAAAAAGGCATAGTAATTCCGATAACAGATAGCCTAAACAACTTCGACTTTAGGGAGGGCACGTTGATAATAGCTGGGCCTGATCTAAGTTATTCTGCATTGGAGGTTGAGAGGATCAAGGAGTTCCTCGAGAACGGGGGAACAGTGATAATCATGGACGACTTTGGAACTGGAAACCAGATACTTGAAAGGCTGAACTTAACGTTGAAGTTCTCTCGTAAGGTTCCAGTTGATCCCCTCTACTTCAAGGATTACAGGCTTCCAATAATAGTGAACATAGAGGATCAAGAGCTGGCAAAGAACGTCGAGGAGATAATTCTGAATTATCCATCGGTGATAACTGGCGGAGAGGGTGAAGCTTTTACTAGCAAGGTAACCTTACTTGGCAGCAACTTTGGACAGTACCCGGTTTTAGTTGAGCTCAGCTATGGAAAGGGGGGCTCGTCCTATTCTCAGATCCAAGCGTGTTCACCAACGACATGTTTCCCTTGA
- a CDS encoding DUF1616 domain-containing protein — translation MKVEDYWDLITIIALSLLLDFLIAFYPDSLLRKVLGLAFVLFFPGYVFITALFPERKELDNLERLALSIGLSIAIVPLIGLGLNYTPWGIRLVPILVSLTVFNLIFAIAAIYRRTNAVDPWIPRVSIEKIKEELEWDKASKLDKALTVILIIAIISSIATLVYVITHPKPGEAFTEFYILGPRGKASDYPTKLYVGQNGTVIIGIVNHEHRNVTYFVEIWLANLTFNFTTNETIVHEMYLMDYFNVTLPPIPVNIEGNWTPQFEKNYTFSIDKPGRWQLWFLLFKDKEPPIPESCLRGENCADTEAWRIIQAINGTIQSLKLNVEVKEI, via the coding sequence ATGAAGGTTGAGGATTACTGGGATTTAATAACTATCATCGCGCTCTCACTCCTTCTCGACTTTCTTATAGCTTTTTATCCTGACAGTTTGCTTAGGAAGGTCCTTGGTCTAGCATTTGTGCTATTCTTCCCGGGTTACGTGTTCATAACGGCCCTTTTCCCCGAGAGAAAAGAACTCGACAATCTTGAGCGCTTAGCTTTAAGCATTGGTTTGAGCATTGCCATTGTGCCCCTCATAGGTTTGGGCCTCAACTACACTCCTTGGGGAATAAGGCTAGTTCCGATTCTCGTTAGCTTAACCGTCTTCAATCTCATCTTTGCTATTGCAGCTATTTATAGAAGGACCAACGCCGTTGATCCATGGATCCCAAGGGTGAGCATTGAGAAGATAAAAGAGGAGCTCGAGTGGGATAAAGCTAGCAAGCTCGACAAGGCCCTAACAGTCATTTTGATAATCGCGATAATATCCTCCATCGCCACTTTGGTTTATGTGATAACCCATCCAAAGCCTGGCGAAGCTTTTACCGAGTTCTACATCCTTGGGCCCAGGGGGAAGGCGAGTGATTACCCGACGAAGCTTTACGTTGGGCAAAATGGGACTGTGATAATTGGAATAGTTAATCATGAGCACAGGAACGTCACGTACTTCGTTGAGATATGGCTCGCGAACTTAACTTTTAACTTCACTACGAATGAGACTATAGTCCACGAGATGTACCTTATGGATTACTTCAACGTGACCCTGCCCCCTATTCCGGTGAACATCGAGGGCAACTGGACGCCGCAGTTTGAGAAAAACTACACATTCAGCATAGATAAGCCCGGAAGGTGGCAACTCTGGTTTTTACTCTTCAAGGATAAGGAACCTCCAATACCTGAGAGCTGCTTAAGAGGAGAGAACTGTGCTGATACAGAGGCTTGGAGAATAATTCAGGCAATAAACGGGACAATACAGAGCCTAAAACTCAACGTGGAGGTTAAGGAGATTTAA
- a CDS encoding type II toxin-antitoxin system VapC family toxin, producing the protein MRFIDSNVFLYAMIKPKGNTSKEILKKKEKAKKILLRVENGEDVVTTLIHLSEIANILEAKVNLTTAVRFLENLLLAENVKILPVSVEEYLKAVLISKEKGISVNDALAYLKMKELNIKEIYTFDRHFQNLDVEVIQD; encoded by the coding sequence ATGAGATTCATTGACAGCAATGTTTTTCTTTATGCGATGATAAAGCCAAAAGGGAACACAAGTAAGGAGATTCTCAAAAAGAAGGAAAAAGCCAAAAAGATTCTTCTAAGGGTCGAAAATGGAGAAGATGTTGTGACGACATTGATACACTTAAGCGAGATTGCAAACATCTTGGAGGCAAAGGTAAACCTCACAACTGCGGTAAGATTTTTAGAAAACCTGCTCCTCGCTGAAAATGTTAAAATTCTCCCAGTGTCTGTGGAGGAATATTTGAAAGCAGTACTTATTTCTAAAGAAAAAGGAATAAGTGTAAATGATGCCCTAGCTTATCTCAAAATGAAAGAACTCAACATTAAAGAGATATACACGTTTGACAGACATTTTCAGAACTTAGATGTTGAGGTGATCCAAGACTGA
- a CDS encoding AbrB/MazE/SpoVT family DNA-binding domain-containing protein — MGMEVKRIDSQGRIVLPKEWRKRWGNEVILIEFEDRIEILPKRKPKLSEFFDIIEVEEVEEDVEKELLKELAGEYE; from the coding sequence ATGGGAATGGAAGTTAAGCGAATTGATAGTCAGGGTAGAATTGTTTTACCAAAAGAGTGGCGGAAAAGGTGGGGTAACGAGGTAATTCTAATCGAATTTGAAGACAGGATAGAGATTTTACCAAAGAGGAAGCCAAAACTTTCAGAGTTCTTTGATATAATCGAAGTGGAAGAGGTTGAGGAAGACGTTGAAAAAGAGCTTTTAAAAGAACTTGCAGGGGAGTATGAATGA
- a CDS encoding glycosyltransferase family 4 protein → MGTFGIKIEKSMSKLTSHHVSVSHLTQKRLHYIGVDSTLIPNGIDFRRLLPACWLCKSLL, encoded by the coding sequence ATGGGCACTTTTGGTATCAAAATAGAAAAATCAATGAGCAAATTGACTTCCCACCATGTATCCGTCTCTCACCTCACCCAAAAGAGACTCCACTATATTGGTGTTGACAGTACTCTGATCCCAAATGGAATTGATTTTAGAAGACTACTCCCTGCTTGTTGGTTATGTAAAAGTCTGCTCTAA
- a CDS encoding mechanosensitive ion channel family protein — MVALDEPLPYVGVTPMQVLTAIVVLIVGYIVAKVVVASFKRGLKKTKLPELVVEFLGRFLSALLYVAVILLAVRALGIEVGSVVLGLSAVIGLILGFGMQDTLTNLAAGVWIAALRPIDIGEVVEVAGKVGKVNAVGIMSTELLTADNVLITIPNKLVWGNVITNYTRMPTRRVDVNVGVAYGTDLDKAIKVAMELMQNHPKVLKDPAPAVVVTELGDSSINLQLRAWAKTEDYWTVKFDLTKGIYEAYRREGIEIPFPQLDVHIKEMPK, encoded by the coding sequence GTGGTGGCTCTTGACGAGCCTCTTCCTTATGTTGGAGTTACACCCATGCAAGTGTTAACTGCAATAGTAGTCTTAATAGTGGGGTATATTGTGGCAAAGGTAGTCGTTGCTTCCTTCAAGCGAGGGCTCAAGAAAACAAAACTTCCCGAGCTTGTCGTGGAATTCCTCGGAAGATTCCTCAGCGCACTCCTCTACGTGGCAGTAATACTACTCGCAGTTAGAGCCCTCGGTATCGAAGTTGGATCAGTAGTCCTGGGCCTGTCAGCAGTGATAGGTTTAATCTTGGGCTTTGGAATGCAGGACACACTCACCAACCTAGCAGCGGGCGTCTGGATAGCCGCCCTAAGACCCATTGACATTGGCGAAGTCGTTGAAGTTGCAGGAAAAGTTGGAAAAGTCAATGCCGTTGGCATAATGAGCACAGAACTGCTAACTGCAGACAATGTCCTCATAACAATCCCCAACAAACTCGTCTGGGGGAACGTTATAACCAACTACACGAGAATGCCAACGAGGAGGGTTGACGTAAATGTTGGAGTGGCCTATGGTACAGACCTCGACAAGGCCATTAAAGTGGCCATGGAGCTAATGCAGAACCATCCAAAGGTTCTCAAAGACCCCGCTCCAGCAGTTGTTGTAACAGAACTTGGTGACTCATCAATAAACCTCCAGCTTAGGGCATGGGCGAAGACCGAGGACTACTGGACCGTTAAGTTCGACCTAACCAAAGGCATATACGAGGCTTACAGAAGAGAAGGCATAGAAATACCATTCCCACAATTAGACGTACACATAAAAGAAATGCCAAAGTGA
- a CDS encoding IS6-like element ISPfu2 family transposase, whose translation MKAESILYSLISVLKPFRRNKIPPEKKIRAVELYLRGLSYRQVGKILKISHTTVWEAVQKLAEAVYQPTLLAVRKQRNFIAVDETVVKINGEKRFLWAALDVESREVLAVWITTTRNWWIARDFILVVLKSCKGQPVFLVDGGKWYKSAFKSLGLDFVHVTFGPRNCIERWFRTLKERTKRFWNNFRARDWRRVHRFVFLFAFWYNFVRFHSRFGCPPGDVTEWLQEVMPQLS comes from the coding sequence ATGAAGGCTGAGAGCATTCTATACTCACTGATTTCAGTCTTAAAACCTTTTCGCCGCAACAAAATCCCACCAGAAAAGAAAATCAGAGCAGTAGAACTATACCTGCGAGGCCTCAGCTACAGACAAGTCGGAAAAATCCTCAAAATCAGCCACACAACAGTCTGGGAGGCAGTTCAAAAACTAGCAGAAGCAGTTTACCAGCCAACACTCCTCGCAGTAAGAAAACAGAGGAATTTTATCGCAGTTGATGAGACTGTCGTAAAAATCAACGGGGAGAAGAGATTTCTCTGGGCTGCACTTGACGTTGAGAGCAGGGAAGTTCTCGCAGTCTGGATTACAACAACCAGAAACTGGTGGATTGCTAGAGACTTCATTCTGGTTGTTTTGAAATCCTGCAAAGGACAGCCTGTTTTTCTGGTTGATGGTGGGAAGTGGTACAAGTCTGCTTTTAAATCCCTTGGACTGGATTTTGTTCACGTAACCTTCGGGCCGAGGAACTGTATTGAACGCTGGTTCAGGACTTTAAAAGAAAGAACAAAGCGTTTCTGGAATAATTTCAGGGCTAGAGACTGGAGGAGGGTTCACAGGTTTGTTTTTCTGTTTGCGTTCTGGTATAATTTTGTTAGGTTTCATTCTCGGTTTGGTTGTCCGCCTGGTGATGTGACTGAGTGGCTTCAAGAGGTGATGCCCCAGTTATCCTGA
- a CDS encoding histone deacetylase family protein produces the protein MIGSIFYSKKFNLHRPSEYHPENPKRLEIVLSKVRELGLEERIEEPNPVEETFVEKIHDRDYINFVKEAVEKGITRLDPDTYVSPGTWSAALLALGAARSAALSALHYGGLHMALVRPPGHHAGRRGRAMGAPTLGFCIFNNAASAVVTLKEEGVGKVVVIDFDAHHGNGTQEIFWNDPDVIHIDLHERDIYPGSGDVSEVGGSNAYGSKINLPMPHYSGDGDYIYVWDEIVLPIVEEVKPKVIVISAGFDGFKGDGLTTLRLTESFYSYAGATLNKYPLAFILEGGYGVGLDKGFPAFIMGYEEGKAKAREEPRYETLKLAEEVKDILSPWWSL, from the coding sequence ATGATTGGCTCAATATTTTATTCCAAGAAGTTTAACCTCCATAGACCTAGTGAGTATCATCCAGAGAATCCCAAGAGACTCGAAATCGTTCTTTCCAAGGTCAGAGAGCTTGGACTTGAAGAAAGAATAGAAGAACCAAACCCAGTTGAAGAGACTTTCGTTGAGAAAATTCACGACAGGGATTACATCAACTTCGTTAAAGAGGCCGTTGAAAAAGGAATCACAAGACTTGATCCAGACACTTATGTTTCTCCTGGGACTTGGAGTGCGGCATTGTTAGCTTTAGGAGCCGCAAGGAGTGCAGCTTTATCAGCCCTTCACTATGGAGGCCTCCACATGGCTCTAGTTAGGCCCCCTGGGCATCATGCAGGGAGAAGAGGAAGGGCCATGGGTGCCCCAACACTAGGCTTCTGCATCTTCAACAACGCGGCCTCTGCAGTTGTCACCTTGAAAGAAGAGGGAGTTGGAAAAGTTGTTGTAATAGATTTTGACGCTCATCATGGAAACGGGACTCAGGAAATATTCTGGAACGATCCCGATGTGATTCACATAGATCTACACGAGAGAGACATCTACCCAGGGAGTGGGGATGTGAGTGAAGTTGGAGGGTCAAATGCTTATGGGAGCAAGATAAACCTCCCAATGCCCCACTATTCTGGGGATGGGGATTACATATATGTTTGGGACGAAATTGTGCTTCCAATAGTTGAAGAAGTTAAGCCAAAGGTCATCGTAATTTCCGCGGGCTTTGATGGATTTAAAGGGGATGGTCTAACAACATTAAGGCTCACAGAAAGTTTTTACTCTTATGCAGGGGCTACATTAAATAAATATCCCTTGGCATTTATATTGGAAGGCGGGTATGGAGTAGGGTTAGATAAAGGTTTTCCGGCCTTCATAATGGGCTACGAAGAGGGTAAAGCGAAAGCTCGAGAAGAGCCAAGATATGAGACCCTAAAGTTGGCGGAGGAGGTTAAGGACATCTTGAGTCCCTGGTGGTCGTTATAA
- a CDS encoding 50S ribosomal protein L14e, with protein MPAIDVGRIAVVIAGRRAGQKVVVVDIIDKNFVLVTGAGLNKVKRRRMNIKHIEPLPQKIDIPRGASDEEVRAALEKAGISLA; from the coding sequence ATGCCTGCAATTGATGTTGGTAGAATAGCGGTGGTAATTGCTGGAAGAAGAGCCGGGCAGAAGGTGGTTGTTGTCGACATAATAGACAAGAACTTCGTTCTAGTTACTGGAGCAGGGCTCAACAAGGTTAAGAGGAGAAGGATGAACATAAAGCACATCGAGCCCCTTCCACAGAAGATTGACATTCCCAGGGGAGCAAGTGACGAGGAAGTTAGGGCTGCCCTTGAGAAGGCAGGAATAAGCCTTGCCTGA
- the cmk gene encoding (d)CMP kinase: MPKGCLVITVSGLAGSGTTTLCRKLAEHYGFKHVYAGLIFRQMAKERGMTLEEFQKYAELHPEIDREVDRRQIEAAKECNVVIEGRLAGWMVKNADLKIWLDAPIRVRAERVARREGITVEEAFMKIAEREMQNRKRYLNLYGIDINDLSIYDLIIDTSKWSPDGVFAIVKAAIDHLDPVGDAGSKKEKEVG; this comes from the coding sequence ATGCCTAAGGGGTGCCTCGTAATAACTGTTAGTGGTTTAGCTGGTTCGGGTACAACTACCCTATGTAGAAAGTTGGCCGAGCACTACGGCTTTAAGCACGTCTACGCAGGTTTAATATTCAGGCAGATGGCAAAGGAAAGAGGGATGACCTTAGAGGAGTTCCAGAAGTATGCAGAACTCCATCCAGAGATAGATAGAGAGGTTGATAGAAGGCAGATAGAGGCCGCTAAGGAGTGCAACGTTGTAATTGAAGGAAGGTTAGCTGGATGGATGGTAAAGAACGCAGACCTGAAGATTTGGCTTGATGCACCTATAAGGGTCAGGGCTGAAAGGGTTGCAAGGAGAGAGGGAATAACCGTTGAAGAGGCCTTTATGAAGATAGCTGAAAGGGAAATGCAGAACAGGAAAAGATATTTAAACCTATATGGTATCGACATAAACGACCTTTCCATATATGATTTAATAATTGACACATCTAAATGGTCGCCCGATGGGGTCTTCGCAATTGTGAAGGCTGCCATCGACCACCTGGACCCCGTCGGCGACGCGGGGTCGAAAAAAGAGAAGGAGGTGGGATGA
- a CDS encoding 50S ribosomal protein L34e, translating to MKPMYRSRSWRRKYVRTPGGRVVIHFERKKPKIAHCAMCGRPLNGIPRGRPVEMRKLPKTKKRPERPMPHLCPRCMRKVMKEQIRAQLS from the coding sequence ATGAAGCCAATGTACAGGTCAAGGTCATGGAGAAGGAAGTACGTTAGGACACCTGGGGGAAGAGTTGTAATCCACTTCGAGAGGAAGAAGCCAAAGATTGCTCACTGTGCAATGTGTGGCAGGCCACTGAACGGAATTCCCAGGGGTAGGCCTGTTGAAATGAGAAAGCTACCAAAGACAAAGAAGAGACCCGAGAGGCCAATGCCACACCTCTGCCCTAGGTGCATGCGTAAGGTAATGAAGGAGCAAATTAGAGCTCAACTCAGCTGA
- a CDS encoding MATE family efflux transporter, whose product MSREKIEANREKILNGPIVPTLLVLAYPIIINQLVHVLYNLTDTFWLGKLGRIELSAPGTAWPLVWFLMSIGSGFVVAGFAFVSQYIGAGDYEKANRYAGALYSLLLIFATGMSIFGIVLAPYFLRFMKVSETIFPYALTYTRIIFAGIPFSFTLFAFNFLLRAIGDTKTPVKINIGTIILNIILDPFFIFGWGPFPRLGVAGAAIATMLSNSVGSLIGGYLLFTGKVGIHLTLENLKPDLKFYSRIFRVGLPSSIGDSTSALGFVVLTRVIFTVGRIYGEAHGIKGYEDVAFPTYSITNRLTNFMFAFSDGISMAMGTMVGQNIGARKYERAKEIAEKAMLINFTILSIGTLLFAIFRVPIFKFFVNDPMVIAESKKVVMYFSASLPFFGIFSAVNQVFNSAGHTKKSMVLGIIRLWILRIPLSYWLGVAMKDTAGMWLGMGLSNVIGALIGLAWFLKGSWLRGVIEEHH is encoded by the coding sequence ATGAGCAGAGAAAAAATAGAGGCCAACAGGGAGAAGATACTCAACGGTCCCATTGTCCCTACTCTCTTAGTGTTAGCTTATCCTATAATAATTAATCAACTCGTTCACGTTCTCTACAATTTAACCGACACTTTTTGGCTTGGTAAATTGGGGAGAATTGAGCTTTCAGCCCCTGGGACGGCCTGGCCCCTAGTTTGGTTTCTCATGAGCATAGGTAGTGGATTCGTGGTTGCCGGCTTCGCCTTTGTGAGTCAATACATTGGGGCAGGAGATTATGAGAAGGCCAACCGCTATGCTGGAGCTCTGTATTCGCTCCTCTTAATTTTTGCCACTGGGATGAGTATATTTGGAATAGTATTAGCTCCCTACTTTTTGAGATTCATGAAGGTTAGCGAAACTATATTTCCCTATGCCCTAACATACACAAGAATAATCTTTGCAGGAATACCTTTCTCATTTACGCTCTTCGCGTTTAACTTTCTCCTGAGAGCTATTGGAGATACGAAAACTCCCGTTAAGATCAACATAGGTACAATCATCCTAAACATTATCTTAGATCCATTCTTTATCTTTGGCTGGGGACCATTTCCCAGGTTGGGAGTTGCTGGAGCGGCCATTGCAACGATGCTCTCGAACAGCGTTGGCTCCTTGATTGGGGGTTACCTCCTCTTTACTGGAAAAGTTGGGATACACTTAACCCTGGAGAACTTAAAGCCTGATCTAAAATTCTACTCTAGAATATTTAGGGTTGGCTTGCCTTCAAGCATTGGAGACTCAACCTCCGCCCTTGGATTCGTAGTACTCACTAGAGTAATATTTACGGTTGGAAGAATTTATGGTGAAGCCCATGGGATTAAGGGGTATGAGGACGTTGCCTTTCCCACCTATAGCATAACTAACAGGTTAACGAACTTCATGTTTGCCTTTTCAGATGGAATTAGCATGGCAATGGGTACTATGGTTGGGCAAAATATTGGGGCCAGAAAGTACGAGAGGGCTAAGGAAATAGCTGAAAAAGCCATGCTCATAAACTTCACGATATTGAGCATTGGAACGCTTTTGTTTGCAATATTTAGGGTTCCAATTTTCAAGTTCTTCGTCAATGATCCCATGGTAATAGCTGAGAGCAAAAAAGTTGTCATGTACTTCTCAGCTTCCTTACCCTTCTTCGGTATATTCTCTGCTGTAAATCAGGTTTTTAATAGTGCGGGACACACGAAGAAGAGCATGGTACTTGGAATAATAAGGCTGTGGATCCTCAGAATTCCGTTGAGCTATTGGCTGGGAGTTGCCATGAAAGACACTGCAGGAATGTGGCTTGGAATGGGATTAAGTAACGTTATAGGAGCTCTTATAGGCTTGGCTTGGTTCCTCAAGGGAAGCTGGTTAAGGGGTGTTATTGAGGAGCACCACTGA